TTACCCTGGTGTTTTGTCCTGGCATACATCGGAAAAGTCCTGGGCGAGAACTGGCAGACCATAAAGACTTATTTCAGGGGCGCAGATATAATAATTGTTATCATAGTAATTTTGGGAATCGCATTTTTTATCTATAGGCATTTAAAACCTCAGAAAAGCGAAAGTGAGGTTTGAGGTAGGTGTTTTTCCCTTATACCTTGGACGGATTTGTAGCGTCCTCACTCCTGTGAGGACGTATAACCGTTGCCACAGGAGTGGCAACGCTACTTTGTGATATGAACCTTTTCAACTATTTTCTAACTGTTTTCATATCCATCTTTTTAGTTGTAGACGTAATCAACAACATCCCGATCTTTCTTTCCCTGACTCAAAGGTACGATAAGAAGGAAAGAGCGGATATGGCTAAAAAGGCGATCGGCATTGCCCTGCTGGTGCAGCTACTTTTCGTTATCTTTGGAAATTACATCTTCAGCTATCTGGGGATAAAGATGTATTCTTTCTCCATAGCTGGAGGGATTTTGCTGGCTATCGTCGGAGTTGAGATGCTCTTCGGTCACAAAACCAGAACCGAATACCAGGAAGAAGATAAAGCTGAGGAAAAAGAAAATATAACCATCGTCCCTTTAGCCATTCCTTTGCACACAGGACCTGCCTCGATTTTAACCGGCATGATTCTTTTCAACCATCCGGAAAGATTTGCTATCGTTGGAAAGGAGTTTTACTTTTATAAGGCTCTTTTCATTTTGTCCATAATTTTAGTCTACCTGGTTTCGCTTTTCATTCTCCTGAGGTCAGACCTGATCCTCAAATTCCTCAAGCCTATCGGAATG
This Candidatus Zixiibacteriota bacterium DNA region includes the following protein-coding sequences:
- a CDS encoding MarC family protein — encoded protein: MATLLCDMNLFNYFLTVFISIFLVVDVINNIPIFLSLTQRYDKKERADMAKKAIGIALLVQLLFVIFGNYIFSYLGIKMYSFSIAGGILLAIVGVEMLFGHKTRTEYQEEDKAEEKENITIVPLAIPLHTGPASILTGMILFNHPERFAIVGKEFYFYKALFILSIILVYLVSLFILLRSDLILKFLKPIGMKVITRIIGLLILSLSVQFVINGIKEALG